A region of the Massilia sp. erpn genome:
CGGCCACATCGAGGCCGGCCAGTTGGGCGGCGGCTGGGCTGAGCGCCACCAGATAGGGCGCCGGCAGGGGCGTCGGCATCAGACGCGTATAGAAAGCCGGCGGCAGGCTGGCGAAGGAATTGTCCAGAGGCAGGGAGAAAATGGCAGTTCCGATCGGTAAGGGCTGGTAAAGCGCGGATTTTAACGCATAGCAGCGATTTTATTGCGGCCACCCTGGATTGCAAGAGGGCTTTACATCTGCTGACAAAAGCTGGCCTTTCTATACTGCATTGCAGCATGGAAATCGGTTGACGGCAGCCCGTGGCGCATCCGACACTCGTTATGAAAAAAACAAATCCGGCACACAGGAGCCCGCATGCCCGTCTTGCCTTCCAGCCCCCTGATGGGGCAAATGATGGAGGAGCCGCTGCTCATCTCCAGCATCATCGAGTTTGCCGCCCGCCATTACGGCTCCAGTGAAATCGTCTCGCGCCGCGTGGAAGGCGATCTCCACCGCTACACCTACCGCGAATGCCGTCTGCGCGCCTGCCGCTTGGCCAATGCCTTGCACTGGCTGGGCGTGCGCATGGGCGACCGGGTGGCGACCCTGGCCTGGAACGGCTACCGCCACCTGGAAGCGTATTACGCCGTGTCCGGCTCGGGCGCGGTGCTGCACACGATCAACCCGCGCCTGCATCCCGACCAGCTGGCCTATATCATCAACCACGCCGAAGACCAGTACCTGCTGTTCGACCTGAACCTGCTGCCCCTGGTGGAAGCGGTGGCGCCGCATTGCAAGGGCGTCAAAGGCTATATCCTACTGGCCGGCCCCGAGCATCTGCCGGCCGAGACCAAGATTCCCGAGCTGATGAGCTATGAGGCGCTGATCGCCACCCATTCCGACGATTTCGCCTGGCCCAAATTCGATGAGAATTCGGCCGCCTCGCTGTGCTACACCTCGGGCACGACCGGCAATCCGAAAGGCGCGCTGTACTCGCACCGCTCGACCGTGCTGCATGCCTACGGCTCGGCCATGCCGAACGCGCTGAACGTGTCGTCGCGCGACACGGTGCTGCCGGTGGTGCCGATGTTCCATGTGAATGCCTGGGGCTTGCCGTACTCCGTGCCGCTGTCGGGCGCCAAGCTGGTCTTTCCCGGCTGCGCACTGGACGGCAAATCGCTGTACGAATTGTTCGAAGGCGAAAAAGTCAGCTTCTCGGCGGGTGTGCCGACCGTCTGGCTAGGCCTGGTCAACCATGTGCTGCAGCATGGCCTGAAGTTTTCGACCTTCCGCCGCACCGTGATCGGCGGCGCGGCCTGTTCGCCGACGCTGATGAATACCCTGATCGATGAGCTGGACGTGGACGTGATCCACGCCTGGGGCATGACCGAGATGTCGCCGCTCGGCACGGCCGGCGGCCTGTTGGCGCGCCACCTGGAATTGCCGCGCGAGGAGCAGCGCAAGGTGCTGCTGAAACAGGGCCACGCCATCTATGGCGTCGACATGCGCATCGTCGACGACGAGGGCAAGCTGCTGCCCTGGGATGGCAGCAGCTATGGCCATCTGCAGGTGCGCGGGCCCTGGATCATCCATTCCTATTTCAAGGAGGAGGGCGGCCAGGTGCTGGAGGATGGCTGGTTCCCCACCGGCGATGTGGCCACCATCGACGCCGACGGCTATATGCAGATCACCGACCGCAGCAAGGATGTGATCAAGTCGGGCGGCGAGTGGATCGGCACCATCGACCTGGAAAATATTGCCATGTCGCATCCGGCCGTGCTGCAAGCCGCCTGCATCGGCGTGCGCCACCCGAAATGGGATGAACGTCCCTTGCTGATCGTGGTCTGCAAGCCTGGGCAGAGCGTGAGCCGCGCGGACTTGCTGCAGTTTTACGAGGGCAAGGTCGCCAAATGGTGGTTGCCCGACGATGTGGTCTTCACGGAAGCGCTGCCGGTGGGTGGCACGGGCAAGATCCAGAAGAACAAGCTGCGCGAGCAATTCCGTAATTACCAACTGGCAACGTCAGAAACCCCGACAACATAAACGCATCCTGTCGGGAAACTTTACATTTGAAAGTAAATAGATCTGGCCTTAAAAGCTAAGTCATTGATTAATAGCATTTCCCGTTCCTTGGCATGGCTTATGCGTGCTTGCAAATCGCAACTAACCTGGGGAACGGAAATGAAAAACTGGAAGAGGCCTCTTCGGCTGGCGGCAGCAGTGCTGCTGGTCATGGCTGGCACGGCATCGCAGTCGCATGCCGGCTTGCTGACGATCGAATTCTCCAACGCCGGAGCCTTCTCCGGCAATGCGCCTCCTGGCTCGCCGGGAGTCTACGCCAAGGCGGTATTCGATGACGGCGGCGGTACCGGCACGGTAACGCTGACTATGAGCGTGCTCAGCAATCTCCTCGTTGGCGCTTATGTCAACGATTGGTACTTTAACGTTGATCCGGGTAAAGCCTTGCCAGGCATTGCCTTCTCATCGGGAACGGCGGCATCGTCAATCACAGAAGGCACGGATTGCTGCAAGGCTGATGGTGTCGGCGGCGACTACGACATCTACTTCGCATTTCCGACGGCAAATCCGGGGCAACTGGCGCGCAATGCCACCTCGGTGTACACCCTGACCGGCACCGGGCTGACGGCAAGTTCTTTTGACTTCCTGTCGACGCCGAAGCAGGATGGCGGCAGTTATATCGGCGCAGTCCATGTGCAGGGGTATAACGACAGCGTCTGGCTGGGCGGCACCAAAGGGAGTAATGGCGGTGGCGGTGGTGGTGGTGGCGGCGGTTCGGGCGGGGAGGTGCCGGAGCCGGGAAGCTTGCTGCTGGTCGGTCTTGGCCTGCTGTCCTTGGGCCTGGGCCGGAAATTGCGCCTTGGTTCGAAGACGGAATGAGGATCCTGCTCGTTCCTCTCCAAGAAAAGCCCCGCGGTTGCGGGGCTTTTCTTTTAGGTAAAGCTTATTTGCTTACTTGCACGGAGCTGGTGGAGCGGTTCCCGGCCTTGTCGGTCGCAACAGTCTGGAGCGTATGCTGGCCGGCGCTCAGGCCGCCCGTTTTCCAGGTGTAAGACAGGCTGCTGCCGCTGCCGTTCGCCTTGAGCTGGCCGTCGATATACAGCGCCAGCGAAATACCGGCGGCACCGCCATTGTCGGAAGCGTTCACCTTCACATTGACATTGCCGCTGACTCTGCCGGATACCGGATTGGTGATCCTGACGGTGGGCGCTTGCGTGTCCTTGTTGACAACGGAAGTGCTGTTGGCGACGTTGACGGAAACCGGCGTGGAGGAAGCCATATTGCCCGCCGCATCGTAAGCCACGGCGACCAGCGCTGCCATGCCGTTCGCCACGCCTTTGGAATCCCAGGAGAAGGCGTACGGCGCGCTGTTGTCGCTGGCCACCACGGTGTTGTTGACCTTGAGGTCGACGCGCGCCACGCCGACATTATCCGTTGCGTTGACATTTACGGTCACGGCGCCAGTGACCGAGCTGCTGGCCGAGGGTGAAGCGATGGCGACGGTCGGCGCGCTCGTGTCCTTGCTCACGGTGGCGGTGGCGCTGCGCGCGGCGGCCACGGCGGCGGCGGCGTTCACGCGGCCGTTGCCGAAGTAGATGTCGCGGCCCGGCGTGCCGAGGTCCACGGCGGTCGCGTACAGCAGGCTTTCGATCTTGCCGCCGTCCAGGCCCGGATTGGCGGACATCATCAGCGCCGCCACGCCGGCGACGACCGGGCTGGCGAAGGAGGTGCCGTTCCAGGCGCTGTAGCCGCCGCTCATATTGGTGGTATAGATATAGGAACCGGGCGCCGACAGCGAAACGAAGCTGCCATAGCTGGAGAAGCTGGAGCGGGCATCGGCGCTGTCGGTGGCCGACACCGCGATCATGCTCGTGGTCGGCGCATAACCCTCATCGCGGTTGTTATTGCCGGCCGCGACGAACAGCAGGCCGCCTTTGCTCTTCAGATAATTGGCCGCGCTCTGGACGGCCGCACTGGCGGGAACGCTGTCGTAGCTGAGGTTCACCACGCGGGCGCCATGATCGGCGGCGTAAGTCACGCCGCTGGCCATGGTCGAATAGTAGGCGTAGCAGGAACCGCTGGCATCCTTGAAAGCGATGCGCACCGGCATGATTTTGGCGTTGCCCGCCACGCCGGCCACCCCGGCGCCATTGTCCATGGCTGCGGCTGCGACGCCGGCCACGGCCGTGCCGTGGCCGCAGACATCGCTGGTGTCGGCATTATTGCCGTCGACGTTCCAGCCGGCCACTATGCGCGGCGCCAGATCCGGATGGGCACCGTAGACGCCGCTGTCGAGGATGGCGATGGTCACGCCGGCACCTTGCGCCATATCCCAGGCGGCCGGCGCGCCGATCTTGGCGATATGCCATTCGCTACCCAGATAGGGGTCGTTCGCGGTGGCGCTCAGCTTGACGCGGCGGTCCAGCTCCACATATTTGAACTGCGGATCCTTGCGCAGTTTTGCGAGCGCGGCTTTTTCCGAGCCCTGCGGCAGGTCGATCATGTGAATATTGCTTTGCCCCACCTTGCGGCGTTTGCCCTTGTGCGGCCGGATGGCCTCGTCAAAGCCGGCCTCGGTCACGCCTTCGCGCGGCTCGACCAGGATGCGACCGTGGGCGTATTCGCTGTCAGCCAGATCTTCGTCCTGCTGAACGTGTTGGGGTTTGCCAGCCTGCGCCGGCGGTGTGACGGCGGTCAGGGCGGCGGCGGTGGCGAGGATGGAGGCGGAAAGGAAGGTGTTGCTTTGCGGGAAAATAGTCGCGCGCTTCTTCATGGGGGAGTCCAGTTTTAATAATATGCAAAGTTGTCGGGCGTCATTCTAGCAAAGCATAATGCTGAGCTAAATCAATAACTTACGGCAATTATGCGCAGCAACTATCAATACAATAATTGAATTTGATAGTGTTAAGCCGCGTTGATTCGGTGCAAATAAAAAACCGGGCAATTGCCCGGTTTTCAGAGGAGGGCGGGTATCAGCGGGTGACTTGCACGCTGCTGCTGGTGGTGTTGCCGGCGGCATCCTTGGCCACGACCTGGATGGTGTGGGTGCCGCTGGTTTCCTTGCGGGTGTTCCAGCTGTAACCCAGGCTGCTGCCGGTGCCGGACGCTTTCTTCGCGCCATCGATGTACAGGGTCAGCGAGATGCCGGCCGCGCCATTGTTATCGGCCGCGCTGATGCTGACGTTGACGGTGCCGCTGACTGCGCCGGAGGTCGGGTTGGCGATGGCGACGGTCGGTGGCGTGGTGTCTTTCACTGGAGCGGGAACGCCGTTGGCCACGTTGACCGAGATCGGGGTGGAGGAGGCGACATTGCCGGCAGCGTCATACGCCACCGCAACCAGTTGCGCCATGCCGTTCGCGGCGCCGTTGGAATCCCAGGCGAAGGAGAAGGGGCCGGCGGTATCGGTGGCCACCACAGTGCCGTTCACTTTCAGATCGACGCGGGTCACGCCGACGTTGTCGCTGCTGCTGGTGGTGACGGCAACGGTGCCGGACACGGTGCTGTTGGCCAGCGGGGCCGCCAGGGAAATGCTCGGTGCGGTGGTGTCGGCTGGCGGCGCATAGTTCTTGGCGGCCTGCACGGCGGCGCCGGCATCCACGCGGCCGTAGCCGAAGATCGGATCGCGGCCGGCGGCGCCCAGGTCGGCGGCGGTGGAGAACAGCAGGCTTTCGATCTTGCTGCTGTCGAGGGCTGGGTTGGCGGCCATCATCAGGGCGCCGACACCGGCGGCGACCGGGCTGGCGAAGGAGGTGCCATTCCAGGCGCTGTAGCCGAGGCTGTTGTTGGTGGTGTAAATGTAGGAGCCAGGTGCGGCCAGCGAGACGAAGTTGCCGTAGCTGGAGAAGCTGGAGCGCGCGTCGCTGCTGTCGGTGGCCGACACGGCGATCAGGCTGGTGCTGGGAGCGAAGCCCTCGTCGCGGTTGTTGTTGCCGGCGGCGATGAACACCAGGCCGCCTTTGTTCTTCATATACTGCGACGCGCTCTGAATGGCCGAGCTGCCTGCGGCGCCGTCAAAGCTGACGTTGGCGATGCGGGCGCCATGGTCGGCTGCCCAGGTGATGCCGCTGGCGATGGTGCTGTAGTAGGCGTAGCAGCTGTTGCTGGCAGTATCCAGGTAGGCAATACGCACCGGCATGATCTTGGCTTGGCCTGCGACACCGGCCACGCCGGCGCCGTTGTTGGTGGCGGCGGCAGCGCTGCCGGCGACGGCCGTGCCATGGCCGCAGACGTCGGAAGTGTCGGTATTGCTGCCGTAGATGTTGTAGCCGGCGACCAGGTTAGGGGCCAGGTCGGGGTGGGCGCCGTTCACGCCGGAGTCCAGGATGGCGATGACGACGCCGGCGCCTTGCGTGATATCCCAGGCGGCCGGGGCGTTGATCTTGGCCTGGTGCCATTCGCTGCCCATATAGGGGTCGTTGACGGCCATGCTGACTTTGACGCGCTTGTCCAGTTCGGCGAACTTCACGCCTGGGTGTTTTTTCAGCTGGGCCAGCACGGCTTGTTCATTGGCGCCGGATGGCAGTTCGACGACGTGCAGATTGCTCTGGCCCATCTTGCGGCGCTTGCCGCCGTGCGGCTTGAGCATGGTTTCGAATTCGGTGGCGGTCAGGCCGGCGCGGGCTTCTACCAGGAGGCGGCCACGGGCAAATTCCGCGTTATCGTTCGCGGCGAAGGCAGGTGCGGCCAGGGTTGCCAGGGCGGTTGCGATTGCTGCGGAGAAGGCCGGGGTGGTGATGAATTTCATGGTAGCGAGTCCTATATTTCCAAAGTTCTGAAAAAGTAAGGACTGCCGCCTGCCCGGTGAGGGACAGATTGGAGACGCCACGCAGGTATGCAAATACCCGTCGTGTGTACGATGTACTAAGTCTGGCAGTCCTGCCGTCATAGAGCCGAAGCTCCTTAGACCGATGACTTTGCGTCCCAGGCTTTCGCCTGGTTTGCCCTTGTCAGTTAGTTGCTGGATGGAATCTTATTCCATGAAATGCCGTGTGGCAAGTATTTTATGAGTATTTTTTGATGCCCTATGAAAATAATCTAGGTGGAATAGAAATGTTTAAAAAAATCAGCGTAATCAAAGACTTGGATTGCATATCAATTTGAAAGTGATATTACTTTTGAGTAATGAAAATTAATACTTGGAAGTGTTGAAAACAGATTATCTGAGATAATTATCTTTCATTGAAAAAACATTAAACTCAAGCCCTGGCTTCTCTATGAAAAGTCATACTTTCGGTAGCTTCTGCGCGTGCGCCAAAAAAAGAAAACGATCGTTCTTTTGTGGGGTATAGTAGGCTTCCGGAATTCACCAGTTCACACCACAATAAGGAAGAGACATGAGTGCCGACTACGCAGTCCACGGTTCTGTTGCTGTGATTACACTGAACAACCCGCCGGTCAATGGCATGGGCTTGGCGACGCGCACTGCCGCCGTCGCCGGCCTGCGCCAGGCCCAGGAAGATCCTGCCGTGAAAGCTATCGTCATCACCGGCGCCGGTAAGGCCTTCTCCGGCGGCGCCGACATCAAGGAGTTCAATTCGCCCAAGGCGCTGACCGAACCCACCCTGCATACCCTGATCCGCACAGCGGAAGACTCGATCAAACCGGTGGTGGCAGCCATTCATAGCGTGTGCATGGGCGGCGGCCTGGAGCTGTCGCTTGGATGCAACTACCGCGTGGCCTTGCCCGGCGCCCAGATCGCCTTGCCGGAAGTGAAACTGGGCCTGCTGCCGGGTGCCGGCGGCACCCAGCGCCTGCCGCGCGTGCTGGGACTGGAGCCGGCGCTGAATATGATCGTGTCCGGCACGCCCGTGTTGTCGGAAAAATTGGCGGGCAGCGCGCTTTTCGATGAAGTGTTCCCAGCCGGAACCAATCTGATCGAAGCGGCCGTCGCCTTTGCCGAAAAAATCGCCGATGTGCGGCCGCTGCCCAAGGTGCGCGAGCGCAAGGTCGACTACCCGAACCATGAAGCCTTCCTGCAGTTCTCGCGCAATACCGTGAAGGCCGTGGCCGGGCCGTTCCCGGCCCCGCTGGAATGCGTGGAAACGGTGGCCGCCGCCGTCACCATGAAATTCGAGGATGGCCTGAAGTTCGAGCGCGAGCGCTTCCTGCACCTGATCCAGACCACCGAATCGAAATCGCTGCGCCATGCCTTCTTCGCCGAGCGCGAGGCCAGCAAGGTGCCGGATGTGCCCTCCGATACCCCGGTGCGCGAGATCCGCAAGGCGGCCATCATCGGTGCCGGCACCATGGGCGGCGGCATTGCCATGAACTTCGCCAATGCGGGCATCCCCGTCATCCTGCTGGAAACGAAACAGGAGGCGCTGGACAAGGGCCTGGCCACCATCCGCAAGAACTATGAGAACACGCTGAAGAAGGGCAAGCTGACGCAGGAGAAGATGGACCAGCGTCTGGCCCTGGTCGGCGGCACGCTGGCTTATGAGGAGATCGCCGATGCCGATATCGTGATCGAGGCCGTGTTCGAGGACATGGGCGTGAAGGAGACCGTGTTCCGCAAGCTGGACGAGGTGATGAAGCCGGGCGCCATCCTGGCCAGCAATACCTCGACGCTGGACGTGGACCGGATCGCCGCCTTCACCGGCCGCCCGCAGGACGTGATCGGCACCCATTTCTTCAGCCCGGCCAATGTCATGAAGTTGCTGGAAATCGTGCGCGGCAAGCAGACCGGCAAGGATGTGCTGGCGACGGCGCTGGCGCTGTCGAAGAAGCTGAAGAAAACCGGCGTGGTGTCGGGCGTGTGCGACGGCTTTATCGGCAACCGCATGATCGAACAGTACAGCCGCCAGGCGGGCTTCCTGCTGGAAGAGGGCTGCTTGCCGGAGCAGGTCGACCAGGCGCTCGAGAAGTTCGGCTTTGCCATGGGGCCGTTCCGCATGGGCGATTTGGCGGGCAACGATATCGGCTGGTATATCCGCAAGCGTCGCTATGTCGAGAAGCCGGAGATCAGCTATTCGAAAACGGCCGACCTGCTGTGCGAGATGGGCCGCTTCGGCCAGAAAACGGGCGGCGGCTGGTACGACTATAAGCCGGGCGACCGCAAGGCCTATCCGAACGAGGAAGTCAACGCCATGATCGTGCGCCACTCGGCCGATATCGGCGTGCAGCGCCGCGCCATCGGCGACGAGGAAATCGTGCAGCGCCTGGTGTATGCCCTGGTGAACGAGGCGGCCTTGATTCTGGAAGAAGGCATCGCCCTGCGCGCCTCGGACATCGATATGGTCTACCTGACCGGCTACGGTTTCCCGCTGCACCGCGGCGGCCCGATGTTCTATGCCGATACGGTCGGGCTGCCGAATGTGCTGGCGTCCATCGAGAAACTGGCCAAAGGCTATCACGGGGAGGCCTGGACGCCGGCGCCGCTGCTGGTCAAGCTGGCCGCCGAAGGCAAGGGCTTCAACAGCCGCTAAGCGCGTCCTTCTGGCCTGCCGGGCGGGATTCAGGCGATCCGCTTGCGCATGCGCGACAGCGGCAGCTGAATCCCGCCCGGCAGGCTCAATTCGAAGTCTTCCGTCACCTCGAAGCCGCTGGCCAGGTACAGCGGCACGCCCGGCATGGTGGCGGCCAGTTCCAGCGTCTTGAAGCCCTGGGCCACCGCTTCCGCTTCGCAATGGCGCATCAGCATGCTGCCCAGACCCTGGCGCGGCACCTCCGGATCGACAAAGAAGGCGCGGATGCGTCCCGCCTGCGTGGCCGGATCGAGCAGGGGATCGGGACCGCTCTTGGCCCTGTCGCCACCGAACAGGGTGGCGCGTTTGCTCCAGCCGCCGCAAGCCACGGCCTCGCCCTCGCGTTCAATAATGAAGTAAGTGCCGTCCATCACCAGCTGGCTGTCCACGCCGAAGACATGGCGGGTGACGGCCGCCGCCTGCTCGTCGCTGTAAAAGCCCTTGCTCAAACCTATGCCGGAGCGGGAAATCAGCGCTTCCATGCGCGGGATATCGGCTGCGGTGGCGGTGCGCAGCACGCTGCGCGGGGCTGGGGTAGGGGGCGATTGGCTCATGCAAAAATGGTATCATGAAGCGCAAAACGGTGGAGGGCAGCATGCGCGGCAAGCGGTTTCGTCATCTCTTCCATATCGCAGTGGTGGTGCTGCTGGCGCTGGTGTTGCTGCTGTTTAGCGGCCAGGCCGGGGCGCGCGAGCTGCTGGTGGTGGGCGCGCATTTCGAGCGCGTCTTCGAGCGCACGCCGGAAGGGGAATTCACCGGCCTTGGCCCGGAGGTCGTGCGCATACTTGCCACGCGCCTGGGTCATACGGCGCGCTTTGAAATCTACCCCTGGGCGCGCGCCCAGGCCATCCTATCCCAGGGCAAGGCCGATATTCTGGTCGGCCCCTACAAATCCTTCGAACGCGTGCAGCGCATGGCGTTTTCGCGTCGTCCGTTTTACCAGGACCAGATGGTGTTCTATGCGCTGAACACCTCCGGCATCGTCTGGCATGGCGATTTCGCCACCCTGGCCGACCACCGCATCGTCATCATGAATGGCTGGACCTATGGCGAACAGTTCGAGCAGGCCCGCCCCATGCTCAAGGTGAGCGTGGCGAACAGCGTGGAAAGCGGGTTAAAAATGGTGGAGGCCCAGCACGTGGTCCTATTTGCCAGCAACCGGCGCAATACCGAGCCGGTCTTGGCGAAACTGGGCTTGGCGGGGCAGATGGCGCCGCTGGCCCATGTGATCCAGGTGCAGGACGGCTATTTCGCCTTCCCCAAGCGCCAGCTGCATGAAGCCTTGCGGCGCGAGTTCGACCAGGCCTTCGCGGCCATGGTCGAGAGCGGGGAATTGAAGCGCCTGGGGCAGCGCTTCGACGTTACCGTGCCTTGATGGCTTGCCTTAGTTGCGGCGGCGCGAAGGCGTCAGCACGCTGGGCAGCGCCTTGGGCAGAGTGTCCGGATAATCGCGGCTGAAGTGCAGGCCCCGGCTTTCGCGGCGCTGCAAGGCGCTGTTGACGATCATCGAGGCCACATCGACCAGATTGCGCAGCTCGAGCAAGTCATGGGTGATGCGGAAGTTGCGGTAATACTCGTCGATTTCCTCTTTCAGCAGGGCGATGCGGTGCTGGGCGCGTTCCAGGCGCTTGGTGGTGCGCACGATGCCCACATAATTCCACATGAAGCGGCGCAGTTCGTCCCAGTTGTGGGCGATGACCACTTCCTCGTCGGCGTCGCTGACGCGGCTTTCATCCCAGTCCGGCAGATAGGGCGCGTCGACTTTTTCCTTGGACAGAATATCGTCGGCGCAGGCGCGGCCGACCACCACGCATTCGAGCAGGGAATTGCTGGCCAGGCGGTTCGCGCCATGCAGGCCGGTGCAGGCGGTTTCGCCCACGGCGTACAGGCCGGGCAGGTCGGTGCGGCCAAGCAGGTCGGTCACCACGCCGCCGCAGGTGTAATGCGCGGCCGGCACAATGGGGATCGCTTCCTTGGTGATGTCGATGCCCAGTTCCAGGCAGCGCGCATAAATCGTCGGGAAGTGTTCGATCAGGAATTCGGCCGGCTTGTGGCTGATGTCCAGATGGACGTAATCCAGGCCGCGTTTCTTGATTTCGAAGTCGATGGCGCGCGCCACCACGTCGCGCGGCGCCAGTTCGGCACGCTCGTCGTGAGCCAGCATGAAGCGCTGGCCGGCCGCGGCGCCCGCTTCCGGCGGCAGCTTGAGCAGGCCGCCTTCGCCGCGGATCGCTTCCGTAATCAGGAAAGACTTGGCGTAGGGGTGGTACAGGCAGGTCGGGTGGAACTGGATGAATTCCATATTCGACACGCGGCAGCCGGCACGCCAGGCCATGGCGATGCCGTCGCCGCTGGCGGTGTCGGGATTGGTGGTGTAGAGATAGACCTTGCCGGCGCCGCCGGTGGCCATCACCGTGTGTTCGGCGGCGAAGGTCAGCACCTGGCCGGTCTTCGTATCCTGCACGTACAGGCCGTGGCATTTGGGCTGGGAGTGGCCGGGGCGCGGACCCAGCTTGTCCGTGGTGATCAGGTCGATCGCGCAGTGGTGCTCGAACAGGCTGATATTCGGGTGGGCGCGCACTTTTTCTTCCAGCGTCACCTGGACCGCGTGGCCGGTGGCGTCGGCGGCGTGGATGATGCGGCGCTGGCTATGGCCGCCCTCGCGCGTCAGGTGGAAGCCCAGTTCCGCGCTGTCGTCGCGGGTGAAGGGCACGCCCTGGGCGATCAGCCACTCGATGGCGCTGCGGCCGTTTTCGACAATGAAGCGGGTAGCGCCTTCGTCGCACAGGCCGCCGCCGGCCACCAGGGTGTCGGCGATATGCTGTTCATGGCTGTCGCCGGAATCGAGCACGGCGGCGATGCCGCCCTGGGCCCAGTTGCTGGCGCCGTCCAGCAGGGCGCGTTTGGAAATGATGGCGACTTTACGTGTTTCGGCGAGGTGCAGGGCGACCGACAGGCCGGCCAGGCCGCTGCCCACGATGGCTACATCAAATTTCATGGCGATTCGAATTTTCTGTCAAGAAGCATGACTATAGACCATTTGTCATGCCCGCGTCATATTTGGCCCTGCTGGCCGCTCGGCTTTTCGCCGCGGCTTTGATCTGGCTCTGCTCTTCGCTTGTGGCGGCGCAAGGCTGCTCTGCGGGGCGTCCGGCATCATGGCTGAGCCGTTATCGGCGGTGGAGGAGGTGGGCCATGGTCAGGATCTTCAATCATTATGTGTCCCGCGCGGGCATCATCCTGCTGCTGCTGGAGGTGCTGGCGCTGCTCACGGCGGCGGTGCTGGTG
Encoded here:
- a CDS encoding GNAT family N-acetyltransferase; this encodes MSQSPPTPAPRSVLRTATAADIPRMEALISRSGIGLSKGFYSDEQAAAVTRHVFGVDSQLVMDGTYFIIEREGEAVACGGWSKRATLFGGDRAKSGPDPLLDPATQAGRIRAFFVDPEVPRQGLGSMLMRHCEAEAVAQGFKTLELAATMPGVPLYLASGFEVTEDFELSLPGGIQLPLSRMRKRIA
- a CDS encoding S8 family serine peptidase — translated: MKFITTPAFSAAIATALATLAAPAFAANDNAEFARGRLLVEARAGLTATEFETMLKPHGGKRRKMGQSNLHVVELPSGANEQAVLAQLKKHPGVKFAELDKRVKVSMAVNDPYMGSEWHQAKINAPAAWDITQGAGVVIAILDSGVNGAHPDLAPNLVAGYNIYGSNTDTSDVCGHGTAVAGSAAAATNNGAGVAGVAGQAKIMPVRIAYLDTASNSCYAYYSTIASGITWAADHGARIANVSFDGAAGSSAIQSASQYMKNKGGLVFIAAGNNNRDEGFAPSTSLIAVSATDSSDARSSFSSYGNFVSLAAPGSYIYTTNNSLGYSAWNGTSFASPVAAGVGALMMAANPALDSSKIESLLFSTAADLGAAGRDPIFGYGRVDAGAAVQAAKNYAPPADTTAPSISLAAPLANSTVSGTVAVTTSSSDNVGVTRVDLKVNGTVVATDTAGPFSFAWDSNGAANGMAQLVAVAYDAAGNVASSTPISVNVANGVPAPVKDTTPPTVAIANPTSGAVSGTVNVSISAADNNGAAGISLTLYIDGAKKASGTGSSLGYSWNTRKETSGTHTIQVVAKDAAGNTTSSSVQVTR
- a CDS encoding 3-hydroxyacyl-CoA dehydrogenase NAD-binding domain-containing protein; this translates as MSADYAVHGSVAVITLNNPPVNGMGLATRTAAVAGLRQAQEDPAVKAIVITGAGKAFSGGADIKEFNSPKALTEPTLHTLIRTAEDSIKPVVAAIHSVCMGGGLELSLGCNYRVALPGAQIALPEVKLGLLPGAGGTQRLPRVLGLEPALNMIVSGTPVLSEKLAGSALFDEVFPAGTNLIEAAVAFAEKIADVRPLPKVRERKVDYPNHEAFLQFSRNTVKAVAGPFPAPLECVETVAAAVTMKFEDGLKFERERFLHLIQTTESKSLRHAFFAEREASKVPDVPSDTPVREIRKAAIIGAGTMGGGIAMNFANAGIPVILLETKQEALDKGLATIRKNYENTLKKGKLTQEKMDQRLALVGGTLAYEEIADADIVIEAVFEDMGVKETVFRKLDEVMKPGAILASNTSTLDVDRIAAFTGRPQDVIGTHFFSPANVMKLLEIVRGKQTGKDVLATALALSKKLKKTGVVSGVCDGFIGNRMIEQYSRQAGFLLEEGCLPEQVDQALEKFGFAMGPFRMGDLAGNDIGWYIRKRRYVEKPEISYSKTADLLCEMGRFGQKTGGGWYDYKPGDRKAYPNEEVNAMIVRHSADIGVQRRAIGDEEIVQRLVYALVNEAALILEEGIALRASDIDMVYLTGYGFPLHRGGPMFYADTVGLPNVLASIEKLAKGYHGEAWTPAPLLVKLAAEGKGFNSR
- a CDS encoding 3-(methylthio)propionyl-CoA ligase, encoding MPVLPSSPLMGQMMEEPLLISSIIEFAARHYGSSEIVSRRVEGDLHRYTYRECRLRACRLANALHWLGVRMGDRVATLAWNGYRHLEAYYAVSGSGAVLHTINPRLHPDQLAYIINHAEDQYLLFDLNLLPLVEAVAPHCKGVKGYILLAGPEHLPAETKIPELMSYEALIATHSDDFAWPKFDENSAASLCYTSGTTGNPKGALYSHRSTVLHAYGSAMPNALNVSSRDTVLPVVPMFHVNAWGLPYSVPLSGAKLVFPGCALDGKSLYELFEGEKVSFSAGVPTVWLGLVNHVLQHGLKFSTFRRTVIGGAACSPTLMNTLIDELDVDVIHAWGMTEMSPLGTAGGLLARHLELPREEQRKVLLKQGHAIYGVDMRIVDDEGKLLPWDGSSYGHLQVRGPWIIHSYFKEEGGQVLEDGWFPTGDVATIDADGYMQITDRSKDVIKSGGEWIGTIDLENIAMSHPAVLQAACIGVRHPKWDERPLLIVVCKPGQSVSRADLLQFYEGKVAKWWLPDDVVFTEALPVGGTGKIQKNKLREQFRNYQLATSETPTT
- a CDS encoding S8 family serine peptidase, which translates into the protein MKKRATIFPQSNTFLSASILATAAALTAVTPPAQAGKPQHVQQDEDLADSEYAHGRILVEPREGVTEAGFDEAIRPHKGKRRKVGQSNIHMIDLPQGSEKAALAKLRKDPQFKYVELDRRVKLSATANDPYLGSEWHIAKIGAPAAWDMAQGAGVTIAILDSGVYGAHPDLAPRIVAGWNVDGNNADTSDVCGHGTAVAGVAAAAMDNGAGVAGVAGNAKIMPVRIAFKDASGSCYAYYSTMASGVTYAADHGARVVNLSYDSVPASAAVQSAANYLKSKGGLLFVAAGNNNRDEGYAPTTSMIAVSATDSADARSSFSSYGSFVSLSAPGSYIYTTNMSGGYSAWNGTSFASPVVAGVAALMMSANPGLDGGKIESLLYATAVDLGTPGRDIYFGNGRVNAAAAVAAARSATATVSKDTSAPTVAIASPSASSSVTGAVTVNVNATDNVGVARVDLKVNNTVVASDNSAPYAFSWDSKGVANGMAALVAVAYDAAGNMASSTPVSVNVANSTSVVNKDTQAPTVRITNPVSGRVSGNVNVKVNASDNGGAAGISLALYIDGQLKANGSGSSLSYTWKTGGLSAGQHTLQTVATDKAGNRSTSSVQVSK
- a CDS encoding PEP-CTERM sorting domain-containing protein, which produces MKNWKRPLRLAAAVLLVMAGTASQSHAGLLTIEFSNAGAFSGNAPPGSPGVYAKAVFDDGGGTGTVTLTMSVLSNLLVGAYVNDWYFNVDPGKALPGIAFSSGTAASSITEGTDCCKADGVGGDYDIYFAFPTANPGQLARNATSVYTLTGTGLTASSFDFLSTPKQDGGSYIGAVHVQGYNDSVWLGGTKGSNGGGGGGGGGGSGGEVPEPGSLLLVGLGLLSLGLGRKLRLGSKTE